A window from Aliamphritea hakodatensis encodes these proteins:
- the msrA gene encoding peptide-methionine (S)-S-oxide reductase MsrA: MPTATFAAGCFWGVEARFSQHPGVTGTAVGYMGGHTENPTYEEICRKGTGHAEVIQVEFDDQITDYDTLLDLFWQMHDPTTLNRQGPDVGDQYRSAIFYHDDTQRIMAEQSLAVLDKSGIFGNPIVTLIEPAQQFWRAEEYHQQYLAKKGMSGCSI, translated from the coding sequence ATGCCAACTGCCACTTTTGCTGCAGGCTGTTTCTGGGGCGTCGAGGCCCGCTTCAGCCAACATCCCGGAGTCACCGGCACAGCCGTTGGCTATATGGGCGGGCACACTGAAAACCCAACCTACGAAGAAATCTGCCGCAAAGGTACCGGCCACGCCGAAGTGATTCAGGTAGAGTTTGATGACCAGATAACGGACTATGACACCCTGCTTGACCTGTTCTGGCAGATGCATGATCCAACCACTCTGAACCGGCAGGGTCCTGATGTCGGTGACCAGTACCGTTCAGCGATTTTCTATCATGACGACACCCAGCGAATCATGGCCGAGCAAAGCCTTGCTGTACTGGATAAAAGCGGTATTTTCGGTAACCCTATAGTCACCTTAATCGAACCGGCGCAGCAGTTCTGGCGGGCCGAAGAATATCACCAGCAATATCTGGCGAAAAAAGGCATGAGCGGCTGTAGCATCTGA
- the gatC gene encoding Asp-tRNA(Asn)/Glu-tRNA(Gln) amidotransferase subunit GatC produces the protein MALDRSDVEKIAHLARLQINEQDIPEYTTTLSSILDLVNQMQAVDTADVAPMSHPLDAVQRLRTDEVSEPNKRDHLQTVAPAVENGLFQVPKVIE, from the coding sequence ATGGCACTAGATCGCTCAGACGTGGAAAAAATCGCCCACCTGGCGCGCCTGCAAATCAACGAGCAGGACATCCCGGAATACACCACGACCCTCTCCAGCATTCTGGACTTAGTTAATCAGATGCAGGCTGTGGATACCGCTGATGTGGCACCGATGTCACACCCGCTGGATGCCGTTCAGCGCCTGCGCACTGACGAAGTGAGTGAACCGAACAAGCGCGACCACCTGCAAACCGTTGCACCCGCTGTTGAAAACGGCCTGTTCCAGGTTCCGAAGGTTATCGAATAA
- a CDS encoding uracil-xanthine permease family protein, which yields MSDSNTVNLAPEPLWRTVLAGSQMLFVAFGALVLMPLLTGMDPSVALFTAGLGTLMFQFVTKRQVPVFLASSFVFIAPIIYSTKTWGMAATLGALFCAGLVYMLLALIVKVRGAGFLHRLLPPVVVGPVIMVIGLGLAPIAVNMAMGKAGDGSIELFPYADAMIVSMSALVTTLLVATLGQGIFRLLPILSGVVVGYTVAHFMGMVNYDIVAAAPFIAVPAFVMPEFQWQAILFMIPVAIAPAIEHVGDVLAIGNVTGKDYIKKPGLHRTLFGDGIATSAAALFGGPPNTTYSEVTGAVMLTRSFNPMIMVWAAIFAIALAFVAKFGILLQTIPAPVMGGILILLFGSIAAVGMNTLIKAKVDLAQQRNLVIVATTLVFGIGGMVVGKGEFSMQGVSLCGLVAIVLNLILPMGQVANDLSEEKAVVDDLVDHAK from the coding sequence ATGAGTGATTCTAATACCGTGAATCTGGCGCCTGAACCGCTTTGGCGGACAGTGCTGGCCGGATCGCAGATGTTGTTTGTTGCGTTCGGTGCACTGGTGTTGATGCCGTTGCTGACGGGGATGGACCCAAGCGTTGCGCTGTTTACGGCGGGTCTCGGAACCCTGATGTTTCAGTTTGTGACTAAGCGTCAGGTGCCGGTGTTTCTGGCATCATCTTTCGTATTTATCGCACCGATAATTTACAGCACTAAAACCTGGGGTATGGCCGCCACACTGGGCGCTCTGTTCTGTGCGGGTCTGGTATACATGCTGCTGGCACTGATTGTTAAGGTGCGTGGCGCAGGTTTCCTGCACCGTCTGCTTCCGCCGGTTGTTGTCGGGCCTGTGATCATGGTAATCGGCCTTGGGCTGGCACCGATTGCGGTGAACATGGCGATGGGTAAAGCGGGCGATGGCAGCATCGAGCTGTTCCCGTATGCTGACGCGATGATTGTTTCAATGTCTGCGCTGGTAACTACCTTGCTTGTGGCCACTCTGGGTCAGGGGATCTTCCGTCTGTTACCCATCCTGTCAGGGGTTGTTGTCGGTTATACCGTGGCGCACTTTATGGGCATGGTTAATTACGACATCGTTGCGGCAGCGCCGTTCATCGCCGTGCCGGCTTTTGTGATGCCGGAGTTTCAGTGGCAGGCTATCCTGTTCATGATTCCGGTCGCGATTGCCCCGGCCATCGAGCACGTAGGGGATGTACTGGCGATTGGTAATGTGACCGGTAAAGATTACATTAAAAAGCCGGGTTTACACCGGACACTGTTTGGTGACGGTATTGCGACGTCTGCCGCTGCGCTGTTTGGCGGACCGCCAAATACAACCTATTCAGAAGTGACCGGTGCGGTGATGCTGACCCGTTCATTTAACCCGATGATTATGGTGTGGGCGGCGATCTTTGCGATTGCGCTGGCGTTTGTTGCCAAGTTTGGCATCCTGCTGCAGACCATCCCGGCACCGGTCATGGGCGGTATTCTGATTCTGCTGTTCGGCTCTATTGCGGCGGTGGGTATGAATACCCTGATCAAGGCTAAAGTGGATCTGGCACAACAGCGTAATCTGGTGATTGTGGCGACGACGCTGGTTTTCGGTATCGGCGGCATGGTTGTCGGCAAGGGTGAATTCAGCATGCAGGGTGTAAGCCTGTGTGGTCTGGTAGCGATTGTGCTGAACTTGATTTTGCCAATGGGTCAGGTAGCTAATGATCTGAGCGAAGAAAAAGCCGTGGTTGATGATCTGGTTGATCACGCCAAGTAA
- the aroQ gene encoding type II 3-dehydroquinate dehydratase yields the protein MAKILVLNGPNLNLLGTREPEVYGTTTLQDINVRLQSLALQSGHQLESLQSNAEHVLIDQIHQARDEQTDFIIINPAAFTHTSVALRDALLGVAIPFIEIHISNVHARETFRSHSYLSDVAVGVICGLGTQGYELALQSAISRLEKP from the coding sequence ATGGCTAAAATCCTTGTTCTGAACGGTCCCAACCTTAACCTTCTCGGCACCCGGGAACCTGAGGTATACGGTACCACCACACTCCAGGACATCAACGTGCGTTTACAGTCACTTGCCCTGCAGAGCGGCCACCAGCTGGAATCTCTGCAAAGCAATGCTGAACACGTTCTGATTGACCAGATTCACCAGGCCCGCGACGAACAGACAGACTTCATTATTATTAACCCGGCGGCTTTCACCCACACCAGTGTGGCTTTACGTGATGCGCTGCTGGGGGTCGCAATTCCCTTCATCGAAATTCACATTTCGAATGTACACGCCAGAGAAACTTTTCGCAGCCACTCGTATCTATCTGATGTAGCTGTTGGCGTTATCTGCGGTCTGGGCACCCAGGGATACGAATTAGCACTGCAGTCGGCCATCAGCCGTCTGGAAAAACCCTAA
- the gatA gene encoding Asp-tRNA(Asn)/Glu-tRNA(Gln) amidotransferase subunit GatA — MFEKTLAELAQGLDSGEFSSVELTQAYLQRINEQDSRYNSYISVTEEQAIAQAKAADAQRANGEAGAFTGLPIAHKDLFCTEGVRTSCGSKMLDNFISPYNATVVEKFNQAGAVTLGKTNMDEFAMGSSNESSFYGPSRNPWDTERVPGGSSGGSAAAVAARLAPAATGTDTGGSIRQPAALTGITGIKPTYGRVSRFGMVAFASSLDQGGPMTRTAEDAAMMLNVMAGFDPKDSTSLDKAVPDFTADLNQPLKGLKIGLPKEYFGEGIDAGIAEQVQAAIKEYEAMGAEVKEISLPNTHLAIPAYYIVAPAEASSNLSRFDGVRYGYRCEDPADLEDLYKRSRGEGFGPEVQRRIMVGTYALSEGFYDAYYKKALQIRRLIQQDFANALAEVDVIMGPTTPHPSWKLGEKSADPVAMYMEDIFTISLNLAGLPGMSVPCGFSNGLPVGLQIIGNYLAESRLLNVAHMFQQATDWHKKAPEGIA; from the coding sequence ATGTTTGAAAAAACACTTGCCGAACTGGCACAGGGACTAGACAGCGGCGAATTCAGCAGCGTCGAACTCACCCAGGCCTACCTGCAGCGCATTAACGAACAGGACAGCCGGTATAACAGCTACATCAGCGTTACCGAAGAACAGGCCATCGCACAGGCCAAAGCCGCTGATGCTCAGCGCGCCAACGGTGAAGCCGGCGCATTTACCGGCTTGCCAATTGCCCATAAAGACCTGTTCTGCACCGAGGGCGTACGCACCAGCTGCGGCTCGAAAATGCTGGACAACTTCATTTCACCATACAACGCCACGGTTGTAGAAAAATTCAATCAGGCCGGCGCAGTGACACTGGGCAAGACCAACATGGACGAATTCGCCATGGGCTCGTCCAACGAATCCAGCTTCTACGGCCCGTCCCGTAACCCGTGGGATACCGAGCGGGTACCCGGCGGCTCTTCCGGCGGTTCTGCAGCGGCCGTTGCAGCCCGTCTGGCACCGGCAGCGACCGGCACCGATACCGGCGGTTCCATTCGCCAGCCTGCCGCACTGACCGGCATCACCGGCATTAAGCCGACCTATGGCCGGGTTTCACGGTTCGGCATGGTCGCGTTTGCCTCCTCTCTGGATCAGGGTGGTCCGATGACCCGCACCGCAGAAGATGCTGCGATGATGCTGAACGTAATGGCCGGTTTCGATCCGAAAGACTCCACCAGCCTGGATAAAGCGGTACCGGACTTTACTGCCGACCTGAATCAGCCATTAAAAGGCCTGAAAATCGGCCTGCCAAAAGAGTACTTCGGTGAAGGCATCGACGCAGGCATCGCAGAACAGGTTCAGGCAGCCATTAAAGAATACGAAGCCATGGGCGCTGAAGTTAAAGAAATCAGCCTGCCTAACACCCACCTGGCCATCCCGGCTTACTACATTGTGGCACCGGCAGAGGCCTCGTCTAACCTGTCCCGCTTCGACGGCGTTCGCTACGGCTACCGCTGCGAAGACCCGGCTGATCTGGAAGACCTGTACAAACGTAGCCGCGGTGAGGGCTTCGGCCCGGAAGTACAGCGTCGTATCATGGTCGGTACCTATGCGCTTTCAGAAGGTTTCTACGATGCTTATTACAAAAAAGCGCTGCAGATCCGCCGCCTGATCCAGCAGGACTTTGCCAACGCACTGGCTGAAGTTGATGTCATCATGGGGCCGACCACACCGCACCCGTCCTGGAAGCTGGGTGAAAAGAGCGCTGATCCGGTTGCCATGTACATGGAAGATATCTTCACGATCTCCCTGAACCTTGCCGGCCTGCCGGGCATGTCTGTGCCATGCGGCTTCAGCAACGGCTTACCGGTTGGCCTGCAGATTATCGGCAACTATCTGGCGGAAAGCCGCCTGCTGAATGTTGCCCACATGTTCCAGCAAGCAACTGACTGGCACAAAAAAGCACCGGAAGGCATCGCGTAA
- the accB gene encoding acetyl-CoA carboxylase biotin carboxyl carrier protein yields MDIRKVKKLIELLEESNINEIEIKEGEESVRISRGSNLVAAPVAAAPVAVAPAAPVAAAPAAAPAPVAAAPSNDNALKSPMVGTFYRSPSPTSPAFVEVGSTVKAGDPVCIVEAMKMMNQIEADKSGVVEAILVEDGQPVEFDQPLVTIV; encoded by the coding sequence ATGGATATTCGCAAAGTAAAAAAACTGATCGAGTTGCTGGAAGAATCAAACATCAACGAAATTGAAATCAAAGAAGGTGAAGAATCCGTACGCATCAGCCGCGGTTCTAACCTGGTTGCTGCCCCGGTTGCTGCTGCACCTGTTGCTGTTGCACCTGCCGCACCTGTTGCTGCTGCACCTGCCGCCGCGCCTGCGCCGGTTGCTGCCGCACCAAGCAACGACAATGCACTTAAATCGCCAATGGTAGGTACTTTTTACCGCTCTCCGTCTCCAACGTCTCCTGCATTCGTTGAAGTAGGCTCTACCGTTAAGGCTGGCGACCCTGTCTGCATCGTAGAAGCAATGAAAATGATGAACCAGATCGAAGCAGACAAGTCCGGTGTTGTTGAAGCCATTCTGGTTGAAGACGGCCAGCCTGTTGAATTCGATCAGCCTCTGGTGACCATCGTATAA
- the gatB gene encoding Asp-tRNA(Asn)/Glu-tRNA(Gln) amidotransferase subunit GatB, producing MEWEAVIGLEIHAQLATKSKIFSGASTAFGAEPNTQACAVDLALPGTLPVFNAEALRMATMFGLAIDAEIGRTSVFDRKNYFYPDLPKGYQTSQLFHPIVGVGHVDIQLDDGTIKRVGVTRAHLEEDAGKSLHEEFPDMTGIDLNRAGTPLLEIVSEPDMRSAAEAVAYVRKIHAIVTNLGICDGNMAEGSFRCDCNVSVRIKGEEKLGNRTETKNINSFRFIEKAILGEIERQIDILEDGGRITQETRLYDANKDETRSMRSKEEANDYRYFPCPDLLPIVIDEEYIEQLRATLPELPDARRERFVSEYSLSDYDAMVLSADRKLSEYFETAAAAAKDAKLTANWVMGEVSKHLNQTDTAITDAPVTAEMLGGLLLRISDNTISGKIAKQVFESMWAGEGDADQVIEAKGLKQVTDTGAIETMVDEVIAANQPQVDQYVSAEPEKRGKMIGFFMGKVMQASQGKANPGQVQGLLKQKLDQLV from the coding sequence ATGGAATGGGAAGCAGTCATCGGGCTTGAGATTCACGCCCAACTGGCCACCAAGTCAAAAATCTTTTCCGGCGCCAGCACCGCTTTCGGTGCTGAGCCAAACACCCAGGCCTGTGCCGTAGATCTGGCACTGCCGGGCACGTTGCCGGTTTTCAATGCTGAAGCCCTGCGCATGGCGACCATGTTTGGTCTGGCTATCGACGCTGAAATCGGCCGCACCTCCGTGTTCGACCGTAAGAACTACTTTTACCCGGATCTGCCAAAGGGCTATCAGACAAGCCAGCTGTTCCACCCGATCGTTGGCGTTGGCCATGTGGACATTCAGCTGGATGACGGCACCATTAAGCGCGTTGGCGTCACCCGCGCTCACCTGGAAGAAGATGCGGGCAAGTCCCTGCACGAAGAATTCCCGGATATGACCGGCATCGACCTGAACCGTGCCGGCACCCCGCTGCTGGAGATCGTCTCTGAGCCGGATATGCGCAGCGCTGCAGAAGCTGTCGCATACGTACGTAAAATCCACGCCATTGTTACCAACCTGGGCATTTGTGACGGCAACATGGCTGAAGGCTCTTTCCGCTGTGACTGTAACGTATCCGTACGCATCAAGGGCGAAGAAAAACTCGGCAACCGCACCGAAACCAAGAACATCAACTCTTTCCGTTTCATCGAAAAAGCCATCTTAGGCGAAATTGAAAGACAGATTGATATCCTGGAAGACGGCGGCCGGATCACCCAGGAAACCCGTCTGTATGACGCCAACAAAGACGAAACGCGTTCTATGCGCAGCAAGGAAGAAGCCAACGATTACCGCTACTTCCCCTGCCCGGATCTGTTACCGATCGTCATCGATGAAGAATACATCGAGCAATTGCGCGCCACTCTGCCTGAACTGCCAGATGCCCGCCGCGAGCGTTTCGTCAGCGAATACAGCCTGAGCGACTACGACGCCATGGTCCTGTCTGCAGACCGCAAACTGAGCGAATACTTTGAAACTGCAGCCGCAGCCGCGAAAGACGCCAAACTGACGGCCAACTGGGTCATGGGTGAAGTATCCAAGCACCTGAACCAGACCGATACTGCGATTACCGATGCACCGGTAACCGCAGAGATGCTCGGCGGCCTGTTACTGCGGATCAGCGACAACACCATTTCCGGCAAGATTGCCAAGCAGGTATTTGAATCCATGTGGGCCGGTGAAGGTGATGCCGATCAGGTCATCGAAGCCAAAGGTCTGAAGCAGGTTACCGATACCGGCGCCATCGAAACCATGGTTGATGAAGTAATCGCCGCCAACCAGCCTCAGGTTGATCAGTACGTCAGCGCGGAACCTGAAAAACGCGGTAAAATGATTGGCTTCTTTATGGGCAAGGTCATGCAGGCCTCACAAGGCAAAGCAAACCCAGGACAAGTGCAGGGGCTGCTGAAACAAAAACTGGATCAGCTCGTGTAA
- a CDS encoding DUF2333 family protein: MEWLQRTWLRLWDNMTAVTLGIKGVGVVIAALVVYLVVATGVGMYWSLEPAPFDVRSEVTEDGQAPVVGTATLNALVGITEVLLDKPGGYLYNDRMPPGLWLDNIPNWEFGVLVQARDMARALRKDFSRSQSQSTEDPDLIEAEPLLHFDNNSWLLPATESEYRKAVKALLGYEARLARNDDAAQFYARADNLRGWLADVSTRLGSLSQRLSASVGQKRVNTDLAGDNEARQSTAAAGELEIKTPWMEIDDVFYEARGTSWALIHLLKAVEQDFAPALEKKNALISLRQIIRELEATQSTIWSPVILNGTEFGFLSNHSLVMASYISRANAAIIDLRDLLSQG; the protein is encoded by the coding sequence ATGGAATGGTTACAGCGGACGTGGTTACGTCTGTGGGATAATATGACCGCAGTTACACTGGGTATCAAAGGCGTTGGGGTCGTTATAGCGGCTCTGGTAGTGTATCTGGTTGTCGCGACCGGTGTAGGAATGTACTGGAGCCTTGAGCCTGCCCCGTTCGATGTGCGCTCCGAAGTGACAGAAGATGGTCAGGCACCGGTTGTGGGCACAGCTACCCTGAATGCGCTGGTGGGAATTACCGAAGTGTTGCTCGATAAGCCGGGCGGATACTTATACAACGACCGTATGCCGCCGGGACTCTGGCTGGATAACATTCCCAACTGGGAGTTCGGTGTGCTGGTTCAGGCGCGGGATATGGCCCGGGCATTACGTAAGGATTTCAGCCGTTCTCAGTCCCAGTCCACAGAAGATCCTGATCTGATTGAAGCTGAGCCGCTGCTACATTTTGACAATAACAGCTGGTTGCTGCCTGCGACGGAATCTGAATACCGTAAAGCCGTAAAAGCACTGTTAGGGTACGAGGCGCGTCTGGCACGTAACGATGATGCTGCACAGTTCTATGCCCGTGCGGATAACCTGCGGGGCTGGCTTGCGGATGTATCTACCCGGCTGGGCAGCCTGTCACAGCGTTTAAGTGCCAGTGTCGGGCAGAAGCGTGTGAACACGGATCTGGCCGGAGATAATGAGGCACGTCAGTCGACTGCAGCAGCAGGCGAACTGGAAATCAAAACGCCGTGGATGGAAATCGATGATGTCTTTTATGAGGCCCGCGGTACGTCCTGGGCGCTGATTCATTTGCTGAAAGCTGTGGAGCAGGACTTTGCGCCGGCGCTTGAAAAGAAAAATGCACTGATCAGTCTGCGCCAGATTATCCGTGAACTGGAGGCAACCCAGTCAACAATCTGGAGTCCGGTTATCCTGAACGGTACAGAGTTCGGTTTCCTGTCGAATCACTCACTGGTCATGGCGTCTTATATTTCCCGGGCGAATGCGGCGATCATTGATTTACGTGATTTGTTATCTCAGGGATAA
- the upp gene encoding uracil phosphoribosyltransferase — MRVNEINHPLVKPKLGLMRAASVSTRSFRQLAAEVGCLLTYEATKDLATETYQLEGWCGEITAERIKGKKITVVPILRAGIGMLDGVLDLVPSAKISVVGLYRDEETLQPVAYFEKLAHDIDERMALIIDPMLATGGSMNATIDMLKKSGCTSIRALVLVAAPEGVKAVQEEHPDVEIFTAALDSHLNEQGYIIPGLGDAGDKIFGTK; from the coding sequence ATGCGTGTTAATGAGATAAACCATCCTCTGGTAAAACCCAAATTGGGCCTGATGCGGGCAGCAAGCGTTAGCACCCGTAGCTTCCGTCAGCTGGCGGCAGAGGTAGGCTGTTTGCTGACCTATGAAGCGACCAAAGATCTGGCTACTGAAACGTATCAGCTGGAAGGCTGGTGCGGCGAAATTACTGCAGAGCGTATCAAGGGTAAGAAGATTACTGTTGTGCCAATTCTGCGTGCCGGCATTGGTATGCTGGACGGCGTACTTGATCTGGTGCCAAGCGCAAAGATCAGTGTGGTCGGTCTGTACCGGGATGAAGAAACTCTTCAGCCTGTGGCGTATTTTGAAAAGCTGGCCCATGACATTGATGAACGTATGGCGCTGATCATTGATCCTATGCTGGCAACGGGCGGCTCAATGAATGCCACCATTGATATGCTGAAAAAATCAGGCTGTACCAGTATCCGTGCACTGGTGCTGGTGGCTGCGCCTGAAGGGGTGAAAGCTGTTCAGGAGGAGCATCCTGATGTGGAAATCTTCACCGCAGCGCTGGACAGCCATCTCAACGAGCAGGGATACATTATTCCTGGTCTGGGTGATGCCGGCGATAAGATTTTCGGTACAAAGTAA